In one window of Leptospira sp. GIMC2001 DNA:
- a CDS encoding MBL fold metallo-hydrolase gives MLENFKKLSLLGLIGFTILTTANCSKKGTMFTFKTDANGFDTKNYYYDNGSAAVAFDTQFTPSYAKQSIEAFQSQSKTPILYVVITHPNPDKFNGISEYRKLGAKIIASEKTAQSMKEVHEYKKYFWVKIAKAFTEENYPKLEPIDITFNDKYEIDLGSGDKVNLIELGSAGVSSNQTVAYIPTTDSYVVGDLIHPNAHAWLEGGIVGGNAKPDINSWIQSLTKLQEIADSKSKVLAGRGKESTIGSAIPEQIAYLKAADSITKDYIETLGSKKSELKSDKAQSHYDKLQELISEKFPTYELKYMIGYGIYGLVNSKI, from the coding sequence ATGCTTGAAAATTTCAAAAAATTAAGCCTGCTCGGACTGATCGGATTCACGATTTTAACTACTGCTAATTGCAGCAAAAAAGGAACTATGTTTACATTCAAAACAGATGCTAACGGATTTGATACAAAAAATTATTACTATGATAATGGATCTGCGGCGGTTGCTTTCGATACTCAGTTTACTCCTAGTTATGCGAAGCAAAGCATTGAAGCCTTCCAATCCCAATCCAAAACTCCTATTCTTTATGTAGTTATCACACATCCGAATCCTGACAAATTCAATGGGATATCTGAATATAGAAAACTTGGTGCCAAAATCATTGCGAGTGAAAAAACAGCACAATCTATGAAAGAGGTACATGAATACAAAAAGTATTTCTGGGTAAAAATTGCAAAAGCTTTCACAGAAGAAAATTATCCAAAACTAGAACCGATCGATATAACTTTCAATGATAAATATGAAATAGATCTAGGTAGTGGAGACAAAGTAAATCTGATAGAGTTAGGATCGGCTGGTGTAAGTTCAAACCAAACAGTTGCTTATATTCCAACTACAGATAGCTATGTCGTTGGTGACCTTATTCACCCTAATGCTCATGCTTGGCTGGAAGGTGGAATTGTAGGTGGGAATGCGAAACCCGATATAAATTCTTGGATTCAATCATTGACTAAGTTGCAAGAAATTGCAGATTCTAAATCAAAAGTTTTAGCTGGTCGTGGAAAAGAATCGACAATAGGCTCCGCGATTCCAGAACAAATAGCTTATCTGAAAGCTGCGGATTCTATAACAAAAGATTATATCGAAACACTGGGTTCTAAAAAATCTGAGCTAAAGTCCGATAAGGCTCAAAGCCACTATGACAAGTTACAAGAATTGATATCTGAAAAGTTTCCAACCTATGAGTTAAAATACATGATTGGGTACGGAATATACGGTCTTGTAAATTCAAAGATTTAG
- a CDS encoding helix-turn-helix transcriptional regulator, translated as MIPTRSKYALIGKTYIKSQDSGFHKHNLNQILLVKKGLIVLEDDCSKKPLHGNLSAFIPKSILHRVISLGDDVEFASIYISDSKNLNANISNIKIFNSSNLFRELILESSRIKKDKDIKTKMIDLATELIEVEVEKNSMPGLELPLTKDSKVKPFIDHIEKKYQEKTVLSSLTGTLPYSSRQIHRLFTQALKISPSQYLKIKRIQTACILLATTDRSIVEISEDCGYESISSFYSNFEELVGVPPKKFRLIQG; from the coding sequence ATGATTCCTACTAGATCCAAATATGCGTTAATTGGTAAGACTTATATCAAGTCTCAAGACTCTGGATTCCACAAACACAATCTCAATCAAATTCTGTTAGTCAAAAAAGGTTTAATTGTTCTTGAGGATGATTGTAGTAAAAAGCCTTTGCATGGCAATCTATCCGCATTTATTCCTAAATCGATTCTACATAGAGTTATCTCTTTAGGTGATGATGTAGAATTTGCTTCTATTTATATATCAGATAGTAAAAATTTGAATGCGAATATTTCTAATATAAAAATATTCAATTCATCTAATCTGTTTAGAGAGTTAATTCTTGAGTCAAGTCGTATAAAAAAGGATAAGGATATTAAAACTAAAATGATAGACTTGGCAACAGAGTTGATCGAGGTCGAAGTTGAAAAAAATTCAATGCCAGGACTTGAACTTCCGTTAACTAAAGATTCTAAAGTAAAACCCTTCATTGATCACATAGAAAAAAAATATCAAGAAAAAACTGTTTTATCAAGTCTGACAGGAACATTGCCTTATTCTTCGCGGCAGATTCATCGACTTTTTACACAAGCACTGAAAATAAGTCCAAGTCAATATCTTAAAATAAAAAGAATTCAAACGGCATGTATCTTACTTGCTACAACAGATCGATCGATTGTTGAAATCTCTGAAGATTGCGGATATGAATCAATTTCGTCGTTCTATTCAAATTTTGAGGAATTGGTCGGAGTCCCACCTAAGAAATTTCGATTGATACAAGGTTAG
- a CDS encoding DoxX family protein — translation MELTTILMYVMSIFYFTAGVTHFTHTKFFLRIVPAFLPYHKAIVYISGVAEIVLAIGLIPEMTRIYAAWGIILLLIAVFPANIYQLVSDKARMKIPKWSLVLRLPMQFVLIYWAWIYTH, via the coding sequence ATGGAATTAACAACAATCTTAATGTATGTGATGTCAATTTTTTATTTCACAGCTGGTGTTACACATTTTACGCATACTAAATTTTTTCTGCGAATTGTTCCAGCCTTTCTTCCATATCATAAGGCAATTGTCTATATAAGCGGAGTCGCAGAAATCGTTCTTGCGATTGGACTGATTCCTGAGATGACCCGAATCTATGCAGCTTGGGGAATTATACTTCTCTTGATTGCAGTTTTTCCAGCAAATATTTATCAACTCGTTTCTGATAAAGCTCGGATGAAGATTCCGAAGTGGAGTCTTGTTTTGAGACTGCCTATGCAGTTTGTTCTGATCTATTGGGCTTGGATATATACTCATTGA
- a CDS encoding MarR family winged helix-turn-helix transcriptional regulator, which translates to MGTKFKGTKREIQSLNAFIKLKRASESLSAKLNHSMQEFNLTESQFGIMEALYHLGPLCQKELGMKILKSTGNITLVIDNLEKRKLVLRNRTFEDRRYISITLTEEGHELISRFLPHHVTAITSEFSVLSVQEMDTLGKICKKLGLSITNSPECIKAHE; encoded by the coding sequence ATGGGAACTAAATTCAAAGGAACCAAGAGAGAGATTCAATCCCTCAACGCATTCATTAAATTAAAAAGAGCAAGCGAGTCATTATCTGCAAAATTGAATCATAGTATGCAGGAATTCAATCTTACTGAATCACAATTCGGAATCATGGAAGCTTTATATCACTTAGGGCCGCTATGCCAGAAAGAATTAGGTATGAAAATTTTAAAGTCGACAGGGAATATAACTCTTGTTATCGACAATTTAGAAAAAAGAAAACTAGTTCTTCGGAATCGAACTTTTGAAGATCGAAGATATATATCTATAACGCTTACTGAGGAAGGACATGAACTCATAAGTCGTTTTCTACCTCATCATGTAACTGCGATCACATCAGAATTTTCCGTTCTTTCTGTTCAAGAAATGGACACACTTGGTAAGATCTGTAAGAAATTAGGACTTTCGATCACAAATAGTCCTGAATGCATTAAAGCTCATGAATGA
- a CDS encoding DUF6989 domain-containing protein, with product MSREIKIFIVYLISFSILCGLVLFAPNDVPTGFRMFFLVVVFIISTPLLIKYANIYSWRFLFGFSLLVSIFQVLPDWFLSQVLGVLIFPDDGFPKIGTVSAYMAGLWTIPLFISVVSAQYVHEKLGGNLHIITGFIALAIFWISEETMHMIPVWIAKDVELIGSAAIYVLPAEFMLGVFFSYILQQAKFAKFTSRVVLAFSVSIFYTGALSFFYLMIQG from the coding sequence ATGTCTCGAGAAATAAAAATTTTTATCGTTTATCTTATTAGTTTTTCAATTCTCTGTGGTTTGGTTCTATTTGCACCAAATGACGTTCCTACTGGATTCAGAATGTTCTTTCTCGTAGTCGTTTTCATTATCTCAACACCTCTTCTGATCAAATATGCAAATATTTATTCATGGCGATTTCTTTTTGGATTCAGCCTTTTGGTCAGCATATTTCAAGTTTTACCTGATTGGTTTTTATCCCAAGTCCTCGGAGTTTTGATTTTTCCTGATGATGGATTCCCCAAGATTGGAACTGTATCTGCTTATATGGCAGGTCTATGGACGATTCCACTTTTTATTTCGGTAGTTAGCGCACAATATGTCCATGAAAAGCTTGGAGGCAATCTCCATATAATTACAGGATTTATAGCTCTCGCGATTTTTTGGATCTCGGAAGAGACAATGCATATGATTCCAGTTTGGATCGCAAAGGATGTTGAATTGATTGGAAGTGCAGCTATTTATGTTCTACCGGCTGAATTTATGCTCGGAGTATTTTTCAGTTATATATTGCAGCAGGCAAAATTTGCGAAATTTACATCGAGAGTTGTTCTGGCTTTTAGTGTATCGATTTTCTATACAGGTGCGCTATCATTCTTTTATCTTATGATCCAGGGATAA
- the mltG gene encoding endolytic transglycosylase MltG: protein MGKKIKSVNILQTKLFRYLIVGFIVIVLGVISSLAIIDEMKGGAVGDGQVKYDLIIDPGMSSSKVTQELSTNGLIKSSVYFKYLLRFTRSESKIKSGVYEINDGMTSRKILQVLVDGKVKLVHFTIPEGYNNRQIGDILVKKNLVKTRQEFLLAAQDKKLLDKYKIPGNSLEGYLFPETYSVPINFPLDRILEMMIRRFYVKLEKIEESKNLSPADLHTKVILASIVEREAVRPNERPMMAGVFETRIDKDMPLESCATVQYLFDKPKKRLFEKDIKIDSPYNTYINPGWPPGPISNPGFPALEAAFRPQKSNKLFFLLKPDGSHYFSETFKEHLEAKKKYIDVLYKN, encoded by the coding sequence ATGGGTAAAAAAATAAAATCAGTGAATATTCTTCAAACTAAATTATTTCGATATCTGATCGTTGGATTTATTGTCATTGTATTGGGAGTGATTTCTAGTCTTGCGATTATCGATGAGATGAAGGGTGGAGCGGTAGGAGACGGACAAGTCAAGTACGATCTAATCATCGATCCGGGAATGAGCTCTTCTAAGGTAACCCAAGAATTGAGTACAAACGGTTTGATCAAATCATCTGTCTATTTCAAGTATCTATTGCGGTTTACAAGAAGTGAATCGAAAATTAAATCGGGAGTTTACGAAATCAATGATGGAATGACCTCGCGCAAGATCTTGCAGGTTCTCGTAGATGGCAAAGTCAAATTGGTTCATTTCACAATTCCCGAAGGATACAACAATCGCCAGATTGGAGATATCCTAGTTAAGAAAAATTTGGTCAAAACAAGACAAGAGTTCCTTCTTGCAGCTCAAGACAAAAAGTTATTAGATAAGTATAAGATTCCGGGCAACAGTCTAGAAGGATATTTGTTTCCTGAGACTTATTCGGTTCCTATCAATTTTCCTTTAGATCGTATTCTTGAAATGATGATTCGAAGATTCTATGTTAAATTAGAAAAAATTGAAGAATCAAAAAATTTGAGTCCTGCAGATCTTCATACCAAAGTTATTCTAGCATCCATTGTAGAGAGAGAAGCTGTTCGACCGAATGAACGACCGATGATGGCTGGCGTTTTTGAAACTCGAATCGACAAAGACATGCCACTGGAAAGCTGTGCAACAGTTCAATATCTTTTTGACAAACCCAAGAAAAGACTTTTTGAAAAGGACATTAAGATTGATAGTCCTTACAATACCTATATCAATCCTGGCTGGCCGCCTGGTCCGATTTCCAATCCAGGATTTCCCGCATTGGAAGCGGCTTTTAGACCACAGAAATCGAATAAATTATTCTTCTTATTGAAGCCAGATGGTTCCCATTATTTCTCGGAGACTTTCAAAGAGCATCTTGAAGCTAAGAAAAAATACATAGACGTGCTATATAAAAACTGA